The Chryseobacterium nakagawai genome has a segment encoding these proteins:
- a CDS encoding sugar phosphate nucleotidyltransferase, with translation MSSKKTLLILAGGLGSRYKGLKQVDGILDNGSPILEYSIYDALEAGFSKVVIIGNKLIPQSYIDRLNAIAKAKGFELYWVYQEMNTIPLQGFDYPEREKPWGTAHAVLCAKYVIQESFIMINADDFYGKEAYLLAADEINHHHISDSQLGMIAYPVSTTLSGHGAVARGICTLDSEHDLIRVEEQTSIQKLNGSIIYRENDENIKLNPDTLVSMNFFIFHPHIFCYLEAYFYDFIESDPTPKQEFYIPSAVQRMIDEKKVKVMVKASPSQWMGVTYADDKQNIKDFLMSEIQNNRYPEDLWK, from the coding sequence ATGAGTTCTAAGAAAACACTACTCATACTGGCGGGTGGATTAGGCAGCCGATACAAGGGCCTTAAACAAGTGGATGGAATACTCGATAATGGCTCCCCCATTCTGGAGTATTCTATCTATGATGCTTTGGAGGCTGGCTTTTCTAAAGTAGTTATTATTGGTAATAAATTAATCCCTCAAAGTTATATTGACCGTCTCAATGCTATTGCTAAAGCAAAAGGATTTGAGCTCTATTGGGTATATCAGGAAATGAACACTATTCCTCTGCAGGGTTTTGATTATCCTGAGCGTGAGAAGCCATGGGGAACGGCGCATGCTGTTTTATGTGCAAAATATGTGATACAGGAATCTTTTATTATGATCAATGCAGATGATTTTTATGGAAAAGAAGCCTATCTGCTCGCTGCAGATGAAATTAATCACCATCATATTTCCGACTCTCAATTGGGTATGATTGCCTATCCTGTAAGTACAACATTGAGTGGTCATGGGGCTGTAGCCAGAGGAATATGTACTTTGGATTCTGAACATGATCTGATCCGTGTAGAGGAACAAACATCTATTCAAAAGCTTAATGGCTCAATCATTTATAGGGAAAACGATGAGAATATCAAACTGAACCCCGATACATTGGTATCCATGAACTTTTTTATTTTTCATCCTCATATCTTCTGCTACCTGGAAGCCTATTTTTATGATTTCATAGAGTCTGATCCAACGCCCAAACAGGAGTTCTATATTCCCAGTGCTGTTCAGAGAATGATTGATGAAAAAAAAGTAAAAGTAATGGTAAAGGCTTCTCCTTCTCAATGGATGGGTGTAACTTATGCTGATGACAAACAAAATATTAAGGATTTTCTGATGTCGGAAATTCAGAATAACAGATACCCGGAAGATTTATGGAAATAA